Proteins found in one Candidatus Brocadia sp. genomic segment:
- a CDS encoding site-specific integrase encodes MLLIGDRERGKLQLPRKKQIPSLKVYSKTYLELYKEAKGNTLAMKQRAVNALVKFLGDYPLDKITPFIIEKYRINRKERGGVKDSSINVDIAILGHVFNTAISAGIVDQNPCQGIKRLKVTQTKDRVLTSGEIALLLDKLQGKDRLMVLVGLLTGLRLGGVLSLSWQDIDFGKGLITSSHKTGKLVSIPMSEYLSGELLQWKENNSDNDKVFECRTLTHAVTAEHSDHFSKLFKSLGIQGFTFHNLRHTFASLLQGELGIGAVVVQGMTGHSSLSMLQKYSHTGLSNKQQAIQALTDHVLAIAQ; translated from the coding sequence ATGCTGCTTATCGGTGATAGGGAGAGGGGCAAATTGCAATTACCAAGAAAGAAACAGATTCCCAGTCTAAAGGTATATTCCAAAACATACCTGGAGTTATACAAAGAGGCAAAGGGCAACACACTGGCAATGAAGCAAAGGGCAGTAAATGCTTTGGTGAAATTCTTAGGGGATTACCCACTGGATAAGATTACACCGTTTATTATCGAGAAATACAGGATTAACCGCAAAGAAAGGGGCGGCGTTAAAGACAGTAGTATCAATGTGGATATTGCTATTTTAGGACATGTTTTCAATACTGCCATAAGCGCTGGCATTGTTGATCAGAACCCATGCCAGGGTATTAAACGGTTGAAGGTGACACAGACTAAAGACCGGGTGTTAACTTCCGGGGAAATAGCCTTATTGCTTGACAAACTGCAAGGTAAAGATCGTCTCATGGTGCTGGTGGGACTCCTTACCGGGTTACGCCTGGGCGGGGTATTAAGCTTGTCATGGCAGGATATAGACTTTGGCAAAGGGTTGATAACTTCCAGTCATAAGACCGGCAAACTTGTGTCAATACCCATGTCGGAATATCTGTCAGGGGAGTTGTTGCAATGGAAGGAAAACAATTCGGATAATGACAAGGTATTTGAGTGCAGGACGTTAACCCATGCTGTTACCGCTGAACATAGTGACCATTTCAGTAAGCTGTTTAAAAGCTTAGGCATTCAAGGCTTCACCTTCCATAACCTAAGACACACCTTTGCCAGTCTACTTCAAGGCGAACTTGGTATTGGTGCAGTAGTAGTGCAAGGAATGACGGGACATTCAAGCTTGTCGATGTTGCAGAAGTATTCACATACAGGCCTAAGCAACAAGCAACAGGCTATCCAGGCATTGACAGACCATGTCTTGGCTATAGCACAATGA
- a CDS encoding ATP-binding protein, whose amino-acid sequence MRQINTSLPLSLITEDTFEQALHSIDESQEIDLQEVTFIDPYGMVGLLELGELLKRDSIQKILRLPKSEEVIKYLERMDFFRFAGDYFTLKPSKPQISEKYLRSSYTDVLLEITPIKKSDDIHFIVGKVKDRAHAILARHLHYDERAINGFIVALSEVCQNIIEHSENKGFVGIQKYHFQNINKNVVKIAVMDLGVGFRMSLSERFSLKDDLGAIGKALLHGASRHAEKGRGHGLAAVRRFINQWDGKLSIRSGTARLSIIPQWAWGKEKELNLTHFPGAQISILLPEM is encoded by the coding sequence ATGAGGCAGATAAATACCTCTCTACCCTTGTCACTCATAACAGAAGATACCTTCGAACAGGCTCTGCATAGTATTGATGAATCGCAGGAAATCGACCTTCAGGAAGTAACCTTTATAGATCCCTACGGTATGGTTGGCCTTCTCGAGTTGGGAGAACTTCTCAAAAGAGATAGTATTCAAAAAATCTTGCGTCTTCCAAAATCAGAAGAAGTCATCAAATACCTTGAACGGATGGATTTCTTCAGATTTGCTGGTGATTATTTCACGCTTAAGCCGTCTAAACCGCAGATATCAGAAAAATACCTGAGAAGTTCTTACACTGATGTCCTCCTTGAAATCACACCCATAAAAAAGTCAGACGACATTCATTTCATCGTTGGGAAGGTGAAAGACCGAGCTCATGCAATCCTTGCCAGACATCTCCACTATGATGAAAGGGCAATAAATGGCTTCATCGTTGCTCTTTCTGAGGTGTGTCAGAATATCATTGAGCATAGTGAAAATAAAGGGTTTGTGGGTATCCAGAAGTATCATTTCCAGAATATCAATAAGAATGTGGTAAAAATTGCCGTTATGGACCTTGGGGTAGGCTTTCGGATGTCCCTGTCTGAGAGGTTTTCATTAAAAGATGACCTTGGTGCCATTGGAAAGGCCTTGCTTCATGGCGCATCACGACACGCAGAAAAAGGAAGAGGTCACGGCCTTGCCGCTGTAAGGCGTTTTATCAACCAGTGGGACGGCAAACTCTCCATCCGCTCAGGAACTGCAAGACTCTCCATAATTCCTCAATGGGCATGGGGGAAAGAGAAAGAACTCAATCTCACGCATTTCCCCGGTGCCCAGATCAGCATCCTCCTGCCGGAAATGTAA
- a CDS encoding flagellin codes for MSTRINTNIGALNALKSLNDITNRMSVAQLRLATGRRINTAADDAAGYSIAKKFNVRAQGLGQALNNIGSAKNLLSVAEGHLNNIVDILTQMKTKATQAADDSLGTSERTAIKAELAALATQVSLEVTQATWNSKAIFSGTGSSNATAGNVLFRFQIGAGNSTTNDLLQFNLLKTGNVSLESGNTGFKATQLRLDASGGTRLSGNTLAGSLLGSSASAQALMGRIDYAVADVSEALSYIGSVVNRLTYQETSLTVAKTNTEAARSRIEDADMAYEQLEATKLQILQQTASAMLAQANTGPQAILSLFK; via the coding sequence ATGAGTACAAGAATAAATACCAATATTGGCGCTTTGAACGCCCTGAAGTCGTTGAATGATATTACGAATCGAATGTCCGTTGCCCAATTACGTTTGGCTACAGGTAGAAGGATTAATACCGCGGCTGATGATGCAGCTGGTTACTCTATTGCAAAAAAGTTTAATGTCCGTGCACAAGGTCTCGGCCAGGCGTTAAACAACATTGGATCAGCCAAAAACCTGTTATCAGTTGCAGAAGGCCATTTGAACAATATAGTTGACATCTTGACGCAGATGAAGACAAAGGCGACCCAGGCAGCTGATGACTCGCTTGGTACGTCGGAGCGTACGGCTATTAAAGCAGAACTTGCTGCATTGGCAACACAAGTTAGTCTTGAAGTCACACAGGCTACATGGAACTCCAAAGCAATATTCAGCGGTACCGGTTCAAGTAATGCCACTGCTGGTAATGTACTGTTCAGATTTCAGATTGGTGCGGGAAACAGTACTACCAACGATTTACTGCAGTTTAACTTGCTGAAGACCGGTAATGTCAGCTTGGAAAGTGGTAATACGGGGTTTAAGGCTACTCAGTTAAGGCTTGATGCTAGTGGAGGAACGCGTCTCAGTGGTAATACTCTTGCAGGTTCATTATTAGGTTCATCAGCATCTGCACAGGCATTGATGGGAAGGATAGATTACGCTGTTGCTGATGTATCAGAGGCACTGAGCTATATTGGGTCTGTAGTGAACCGACTTACCTATCAGGAAACAAGCCTGACTGTGGCGAAGACGAATACTGAAGCGGCAAGGAGCCGAATTGAGGATGCAGATATGGCATATGAGCAGTTAGAGGCAACGAAGTTGCAGATATTGCAACAGACGGCTAGTGCAATGCTTGCACAGGCAAATACAGGACCTCAGGCAATACTGAGTCTGTTTAAATAA
- the tatC gene encoding twin-arginine translocase subunit TatC, producing the protein MEKTETDEVTSEIENIRMSLGAHLEELRRRVVYSIIAIVLCFILCWFFKVQILDMAKRPHKFAMEKVGLSTELQVLSYQEGFYAYMKLCFITSVFLAYPFVIYQIWKFVSVGLYKKEQRYVLLFLPVSYVAFVVGGLFGYFLLIPFGLQFLIGILGPGIQPIITMKDYVSFVFLLTVALGLVFQLPLVMLLLSKIGFITPDKFIKWRKYAILVIFIIAAIVTPPDPFTQSMTAVPMIVLYELGILIARPTRKGFIYLGSIVGCGLLLVVVVFFYLTHKGGEINLVQTHGEIQFLYPESKEWNKVSNHTIFRSGITLKTGSEGRTALSTKKGIDLGMDSNTEVHFIDPLKIQLKSGQVLISVKESEVPLEIDTPNGRIRTNKGTLNIQARDFVTIVTAVKGDATLLLEGEEKKLLEGRQHKMTIGGEPVDIGAIINWSEGVLIESKEMK; encoded by the coding sequence GTGGAAAAGACAGAGACAGACGAAGTAACAAGTGAAATTGAAAATATCCGGATGTCATTAGGTGCACATCTGGAAGAGTTGCGGCGGCGGGTTGTCTATTCCATTATCGCCATTGTTCTTTGTTTCATCTTGTGCTGGTTTTTCAAGGTACAGATACTGGATATGGCGAAAAGACCCCATAAGTTTGCCATGGAAAAGGTCGGTTTGTCAACTGAGTTGCAGGTACTGAGTTACCAGGAGGGTTTCTATGCCTACATGAAACTGTGTTTTATAACATCAGTTTTCCTGGCCTATCCTTTTGTTATTTACCAGATATGGAAATTTGTGAGCGTAGGACTCTATAAAAAAGAGCAGAGGTATGTGCTTTTATTTCTCCCTGTCTCGTATGTGGCATTTGTGGTTGGGGGGCTCTTCGGGTATTTTTTGCTCATCCCTTTTGGTCTGCAATTCCTGATCGGTATCCTTGGTCCGGGTATTCAACCCATCATCACCATGAAGGATTACGTCTCATTTGTTTTCCTGCTGACCGTGGCGTTGGGATTGGTATTCCAGTTACCGCTCGTTATGCTGCTCCTTTCCAAGATCGGATTTATTACGCCGGATAAGTTTATAAAGTGGCGAAAGTATGCCATTCTGGTAATATTTATTATTGCCGCCATTGTCACGCCGCCAGACCCTTTTACCCAAAGTATGACCGCTGTTCCCATGATCGTTCTCTATGAATTGGGAATACTTATTGCCAGACCCACACGGAAGGGATTTATCTATTTAGGTTCGATTGTTGGGTGTGGATTGTTACTCGTAGTTGTAGTATTTTTTTATTTGACGCATAAGGGCGGAGAAATCAATCTGGTACAAACGCATGGCGAAATTCAATTTCTGTATCCGGAAAGTAAGGAATGGAATAAAGTATCAAACCATACCATTTTCCGGAGTGGTATTACCCTAAAAACCGGCAGCGAAGGAAGGACTGCCTTATCCACAAAGAAAGGTATCGATCTGGGTATGGACTCAAATACCGAAGTGCATTTTATCGATCCGTTGAAGATACAGCTGAAATCCGGTCAGGTCCTCATCTCTGTAAAGGAATCAGAAGTGCCATTAGAAATTGACACCCCGAATGGACGGATTAGAACAAATAAAGGTACTTTGAATATCCAGGCAAGGGATTTTGTTACCATCGTGACGGCTGTAAAGGGTGATGCTACATTATTATTAGAGGGCGAAGAGAAAAAGTTGTTGGAAGGACGACAACACAAGATGACTATAGGTGGAGAACCCGTTGACATCGGGGCTATCATCAATTGGTCCGAAGGTGTATTGATCGAATCGAAAGAAATGAAGTAG
- a CDS encoding DNA adenine methylase — protein sequence MQVKSCVNRMGGKRYLAGWLSKIIPEHVCYIEPFCGAGHLLFNKPPSRVEAINDIDNHLVGFFKVIRNAETRERLIDILDHMPYSRSLWREIRTGWKEGHLPEDETEKASWWFYLNRTCFGGDQLRGGFAMPSTTGRNPVISFRNTIETFGMVAERLRNVCIESLDYAECIKRYDSETTLFYCDPPYLNAEHYYGKDSFSQEDHRTLANLLSGVKAKVMVSHYQNGLYDELYKGWHRYEYSSFKSSYKSTGESKPKTVECLWTNFEPIRTLNFSEAN from the coding sequence TACCTGGCTGGTTGGCTATCCAAGATAATACCGGAGCATGTTTGCTATATTGAACCCTTTTGTGGTGCAGGGCATCTACTCTTTAACAAGCCACCAAGTAGGGTTGAGGCTATAAACGATATTGATAACCACTTGGTAGGCTTCTTTAAGGTTATTCGGAATGCAGAGACAAGGGAGCGTCTTATCGACATACTTGACCATATGCCATATTCCAGGAGCCTTTGGCGGGAGATAAGAACAGGCTGGAAGGAAGGGCATTTGCCTGAAGATGAGACCGAAAAAGCATCGTGGTGGTTTTATCTTAATCGAACGTGCTTTGGTGGCGATCAGTTAAGGGGTGGGTTTGCTATGCCTTCTACCACTGGAAGGAATCCAGTAATAAGCTTTAGGAATACAATTGAAACCTTCGGCATGGTTGCGGAACGTCTTAGAAATGTTTGTATCGAGTCCTTAGACTATGCAGAATGTATCAAGCGGTATGATTCAGAGACCACCTTGTTTTATTGCGATCCTCCCTATTTGAATGCAGAACACTACTACGGCAAGGATTCCTTTAGCCAGGAAGACCACCGTACCCTTGCAAACCTCTTGAGCGGGGTAAAAGCCAAAGTGATGGTCTCACACTACCAGAATGGCTTATACGATGAATTGTATAAGGGCTGGCATCGGTATGAGTATTCAAGCTTCAAGAGTAGCTACAAATCAACAGGTGAATCGAAGCCAAAGACAGTCGAATGTCTTTGGACGAATTTCGAACCCATAAGAACGCTAAACTTTTCGGAGGCAAACTAA
- a CDS encoding glycosyltransferase, with translation MTQLSACLIVKNEATLLSRCLESIRSFVDEIIVVDTGSNDGTVEIARNHGALVYHYAWIDDFSAARNESLCHAKGDWILYIDADETIDAVNAAKIRQVIIRKDITAVTVRQCIPQQAGNVATALYSEYCRLFRRHPAIRFEGKIHEQILPAIERQGGKVLCTDIVIHHWAYAASEEKKYRRAERNLRYLLTELDRVQDDPFLYFNLGMTYRELGQRDAAIRSFHLALAWDDGRIKRELLGQAHLNLAKIYLESGDGISSERHAQMVAAFDPVNPLPDYIRATLAVGKEQFKKAIFHLEKALCIAKGKAGMFSNVELNLAQIYLELGSCRCAAGDFLNAEHDFVCSINLDPSVAMPFLLLGNCRFMRGDLAGASEMFKRALSLNPLLENARQGLAMCHPNE, from the coding sequence ATGACCCAACTTTCTGCCTGCCTTATTGTCAAAAATGAAGCAACGCTTCTATCCCGTTGTCTTGAAAGTATCCGTTCATTTGTGGATGAAATTATCGTTGTGGATACCGGCTCGAATGATGGTACCGTGGAGATTGCCCGTAACCATGGCGCACTGGTGTATCACTATGCCTGGATAGATGATTTTTCAGCAGCCCGCAATGAATCGCTGTGCCATGCCAAAGGCGATTGGATCCTTTATATTGATGCAGATGAAACCATTGATGCAGTAAATGCTGCTAAGATTCGGCAGGTAATTATACGTAAAGATATTACGGCTGTCACCGTTCGTCAGTGTATTCCCCAGCAAGCTGGCAACGTTGCCACTGCCCTTTATAGCGAATACTGTCGTCTCTTTCGTCGTCATCCTGCTATACGGTTTGAGGGTAAAATACATGAGCAGATCCTTCCTGCCATCGAGAGGCAAGGTGGCAAGGTGTTATGTACAGACATTGTGATTCATCATTGGGCATATGCTGCAAGTGAAGAAAAAAAATATCGCAGGGCAGAACGAAACCTCCGTTATTTATTAACAGAATTGGATAGGGTTCAGGATGATCCGTTTTTGTACTTTAATTTGGGGATGACTTACCGGGAGCTTGGGCAACGGGATGCGGCGATTCGTTCATTTCATTTGGCACTTGCCTGGGATGATGGCCGTATCAAGCGCGAACTTTTGGGCCAGGCACACCTGAATCTTGCCAAAATATATTTAGAATCCGGAGACGGTATAAGTTCTGAACGTCATGCTCAGATGGTTGCCGCATTTGATCCTGTAAACCCACTACCCGATTATATACGTGCGACACTTGCTGTTGGAAAAGAGCAATTTAAAAAGGCAATCTTTCATCTCGAGAAAGCATTATGTATAGCCAAAGGGAAGGCAGGTATGTTTTCAAATGTAGAATTAAACCTTGCTCAGATCTATTTGGAATTAGGTAGCTGCAGGTGTGCGGCAGGTGATTTCTTAAATGCGGAACATGACTTTGTCTGCTCTATAAATCTTGATCCTTCAGTTGCAATGCCTTTTCTTTTGCTCGGGAACTGCCGTTTCATGCGTGGGGATCTGGCAGGTGCCAGCGAGATGTTCAAACGCGCCCTGTCTCTGAATCCATTACTGGAAAATGCCCGTCAAGGTCTTGCAATGTGCCATCCGAATGAATAG
- a CDS encoding DUF11 domain-containing protein — protein MICKKLGMHPSQQQIFLLKKLFIYIFSLIVLIIVLSSSLYAQHIARRLGHPTTRFADPIHTPEDLRDRFSSEELKADVAVIVNLCDGWQGDIEDFYRAAATAPITPLQIPIGARLPAMSARKNGKLILHRDVLWMGNEPIDAYEFSFYSKGRLYRCVTPKLCCNFWVEDLGPDPRAPVLTIECNAPDAVSVSRPVKVCLTVKNIGDAPDELVTVKLPVPTGAIFVRSTGETNAAARRVVWRISNLPPGSSKQLCANFNVQQSGSLTFESSARGVVAQPVETWCNTRVSGIPAVLFEVIDLEDPIEVGQQDTYELRVINQGSTTLTNVKIVCTLEPSQQFVSCGGATNGQANGNTITTDPLATLSPKDTAKWQIVVKSIASGDVRFSAELGSDQFQRPIKETEATRQY, from the coding sequence ATGATTTGCAAAAAATTGGGAATGCACCCAAGTCAACAGCAGATTTTTCTGCTCAAGAAGCTGTTCATATACATTTTCTCATTGATAGTGTTGATTATAGTGTTATCCTCGTCACTTTATGCTCAACACATTGCGCGCCGATTGGGACATCCCACCACACGTTTTGCCGACCCAATCCACACCCCGGAGGACCTGCGTGACCGGTTTTCCTCGGAAGAGCTCAAGGCCGATGTTGCCGTTATTGTAAACCTATGTGACGGCTGGCAGGGTGACATTGAGGATTTTTACCGTGCTGCAGCAACCGCGCCGATTACGCCGTTGCAGATACCCATCGGTGCCCGTTTGCCTGCTATGTCTGCCCGCAAGAACGGCAAATTAATTCTGCACCGTGACGTACTATGGATGGGCAATGAGCCAATCGACGCATATGAATTCTCTTTTTATTCAAAAGGCCGTCTTTACCGTTGTGTAACGCCTAAGCTCTGTTGCAATTTCTGGGTCGAAGACCTTGGCCCGGACCCGCGCGCTCCAGTCCTGACAATCGAGTGCAACGCACCGGACGCTGTTTCTGTTAGCCGTCCGGTAAAAGTTTGTCTGACGGTAAAGAATATCGGTGATGCACCGGACGAGTTAGTCACCGTTAAGCTGCCGGTTCCCACTGGTGCGATATTTGTCAGATCAACCGGCGAAACCAACGCAGCCGCGCGCCGCGTGGTCTGGCGCATCTCAAACCTTCCCCCCGGGTCGAGCAAACAACTCTGCGCAAACTTCAATGTGCAGCAATCCGGTTCCCTGACGTTTGAATCCTCCGCGCGTGGCGTTGTCGCCCAGCCGGTGGAAACATGGTGCAACACCCGCGTCTCCGGCATACCGGCGGTTCTTTTTGAAGTTATTGACCTTGAGGACCCCATTGAAGTCGGCCAGCAAGACACCTACGAACTTCGCGTGATTAATCAGGGTTCGACCACGCTCACCAACGTAAAAATCGTTTGCACACTCGAACCCAGCCAGCAATTCGTATCGTGCGGCGGCGCTACGAATGGCCAGGCGAACGGAAATACCATTACGACTGATCCACTGGCCACGCTATCCCCGAAGGACACAGCCAAATGGCAAATTGTTGTCAAATCCATTGCATCCGGCGATGTGCGCTTTTCTGCTGAACTTGGGAGCGATCAATTCCAGCGCCCCATAAAAGAAACCGAGGCAACCCGGCAATACTAA